The Alphaproteobacteria bacterium genome contains a region encoding:
- a CDS encoding MFS transporter, translating to MTAIQDSAAGALDQPDTTAMKALAASTIGYAMDGFDLLILGFMLRPISADLGLTPAQAGSLITWTLIGAVVGGILFGILADYYGRVRVLTWSILLFAVFTGLCAFAQGYWDLLIYRTIAGLGLGGEFGIGMALVAETWPPKLRARACSYVALGWQAGVFIAALTVPLMLPSIGWRGVFLVGLIPGVVAFAVRLYVGEPKIFTDHVEKARRAMPVSELVKDAATTKVSIGMFILCAVQNFGYYGLMIWMPSYLSSKFGFGLTQSALWTAVTVLGMAFGIFAFGHFADRVGRRPALLTFQAGAFIMVLIYSQLTDATALLVGGAVMGIFVNGMLGGYGALLAELYPTEARATAENVLFNLGRGVGGFGPLVVGALVATYSFTAAIALLATIYLVDIVATLFLIPERKGEPLT from the coding sequence ATGACTGCGATTCAGGACAGCGCCGCCGGCGCATTGGACCAACCCGACACCACCGCCATGAAGGCGCTGGCCGCCTCGACCATCGGCTATGCGATGGACGGCTTCGACCTGCTCATCCTCGGCTTCATGCTGCGCCCGATCTCGGCCGACCTCGGCCTGACGCCGGCGCAGGCCGGCTCGCTGATCACCTGGACGCTGATCGGCGCGGTCGTGGGCGGTATCCTGTTCGGCATCCTCGCCGACTATTACGGCCGCGTGCGCGTGCTCACCTGGAGCATCCTGCTGTTCGCGGTCTTCACTGGGCTTTGCGCCTTTGCGCAAGGCTACTGGGATCTCCTGATCTATCGCACCATCGCGGGCCTCGGGCTCGGCGGCGAGTTCGGCATCGGCATGGCGCTGGTCGCCGAGACCTGGCCGCCGAAGCTGCGCGCCCGCGCCTGCTCCTATGTGGCGCTCGGCTGGCAGGCCGGCGTGTTCATCGCCGCGCTCACCGTGCCGCTGATGCTGCCGAGCATCGGCTGGCGCGGCGTGTTCCTCGTCGGGCTGATCCCCGGCGTCGTCGCGTTCGCGGTCCGCCTCTACGTCGGCGAGCCGAAGATCTTCACCGATCATGTCGAGAAGGCGCGGCGCGCCATGCCGGTGAGCGAACTGGTGAAGGATGCCGCGACCACCAAGGTCAGCATCGGCATGTTCATTCTCTGCGCGGTACAGAACTTCGGCTACTACGGCCTGATGATCTGGATGCCGAGCTATCTGTCGAGCAAGTTCGGTTTCGGCCTCACCCAGTCCGCGCTGTGGACCGCCGTCACCGTGCTCGGCATGGCGTTCGGCATCTTCGCGTTCGGGCATTTCGCCGACCGTGTCGGGCGCCGCCCGGCCTTGCTCACGTTCCAGGCCGGCGCCTTCATCATGGTGCTGATCTACTCGCAGCTGACCGACGCCACTGCATTGCTGGTCGGCGGTGCCGTCATGGGTATCTTCGTCAACGGCATGCTCGGCGGATACGGCGCGCTGCTCGCCGAACTCTATCCGACCGAAGCGCGCGCAACGGCGGAAAACGTGCTGTTCAACCTCGGGCGCGGCGTCGGCGGGTTCGGGCCGCTTGTGGTGGGTGCGCTGGTAGCGACTTATTCGTTCACGGCTGCCATCGCGCTGCTTGCCACGATCTATCTGGTTGACATCGTGGCGACGCTGTTCCTGATACCGGAACGCAAGGGCGAGCCGCTGACCTAA
- a CDS encoding ETC complex I subunit has product MVARIYKPAKTAMQSGTAKTKEWVLDYEPEQPRAVEPLMGWTSSGDMRQQLSLRFDTKEEAVAYCERAGIAYQLAEPKLVARRTISYSDNFAYNRRGAWTH; this is encoded by the coding sequence ATGGTTGCACGCATCTACAAGCCGGCGAAAACCGCGATGCAGTCCGGCACCGCGAAGACCAAGGAATGGGTGCTCGACTACGAGCCGGAGCAGCCGCGCGCGGTCGAGCCGCTGATGGGCTGGACGTCGTCTGGCGACATGCGCCAGCAGCTCAGCTTGCGCTTCGACACCAAGGAGGAGGCGGTCGCTTACTGCGAGCGGGCCGGCATTGCCTACCAGCTCGCCGAGCCGAAACTCGTCGCGCGCAGAACGATCTCCTACTCGGACAATTTCGCCTACAATCGGCGTGGCGCCTGGACGCATTAG
- a CDS encoding Rrf2 family transcriptional regulator, which translates to MRLTGQTRYALHVLAYCAARHPARAKVAAIAAGTGITEQNIFKLIKTLTKAGLVATIRGPHGGVRLAMAPGAIRVGQVIRAIEPRFKACGPLDQIMSNEPVSAVERELDRTIGRGIAAFMETLDKTSIAALVAKTRAANAA; encoded by the coding sequence ATGCGACTGACCGGGCAGACTCGCTACGCGCTGCACGTGCTCGCCTATTGCGCCGCGCGGCACCCCGCGCGCGCCAAGGTCGCGGCGATCGCGGCCGGTACCGGCATCACCGAGCAGAACATCTTCAAGCTGATCAAGACGCTGACCAAGGCCGGGCTGGTTGCGACCATCCGCGGGCCGCACGGCGGCGTGCGGCTTGCGATGGCGCCGGGCGCGATCCGGGTCGGGCAGGTAATCCGCGCCATCGAGCCGCGCTTCAAGGCCTGCGGGCCGCTCGACCAGATCATGTCGAATGAGCCCGTCTCGGCGGTCGAGCGCGAGCTTGACCGCACCATCGGACGCGGCATCGCGGCGTTCATGGAAACGCTCGACAAAACCTCGATCGCCGCGCTGGTGGCGAAGACGCGCGCCGCGAACGCGGCTTAG
- a CDS encoding MFS transporter: MAQISEVSGSAPRTNNDVRIISLVCSAHFVSHFYILVLPPLFPFVREFYGVGYTQLGFALTAFNVTTALCQTPAGFLVDRIGARVVLVAGLVLGATCLAIVGAIPSFWLLVGMFAVFGISNGVYHPANYAILSQLVSSARAPQAFSTHIFAGFLGTAVTPASMLILQQWLGWQGAFLAASVMGFAVALVLIVQPASLFEAPPKPMRPVSEQPKDDKAGWSLLLSPPILLNLLFFVMITFATTGVQNYSVVALGEAFGTPLGIANTALTVNLMLSAFGVLMGGLLATRFGRPEWIATGCFIGLAITGAAIGAFDLGIAFLILMMSLNGFVNGLMQPSRDMIVRAVTPEGQFGKVFGFVTTGFNIGGIVAPLMFGYVLDAGHPRAVFFLVSGLALIAILTIIPSFVRRRASV; encoded by the coding sequence ATGGCACAAATCAGCGAAGTCTCAGGCAGCGCGCCGCGCACCAATAACGACGTGCGCATCATTTCGCTTGTCTGCTCGGCGCATTTCGTCAGCCACTTCTACATCCTGGTGCTGCCGCCGCTGTTTCCTTTCGTCCGCGAGTTCTACGGGGTGGGCTATACGCAGCTCGGCTTCGCGCTGACCGCGTTCAACGTGACGACCGCGCTGTGCCAGACGCCGGCAGGCTTTCTGGTGGACCGGATCGGCGCGCGTGTCGTGCTGGTCGCGGGGCTGGTGCTAGGCGCCACATGCCTTGCGATCGTCGGCGCGATCCCGTCGTTCTGGTTGTTGGTCGGCATGTTCGCGGTCTTCGGCATCTCGAACGGCGTCTATCATCCGGCCAATTACGCGATCCTGTCGCAACTCGTGTCCAGTGCGCGCGCTCCCCAGGCCTTCTCCACGCATATCTTCGCGGGCTTCCTCGGCACCGCGGTGACGCCCGCGAGCATGCTGATCCTGCAGCAGTGGCTTGGCTGGCAGGGCGCGTTCCTGGCGGCGTCCGTCATGGGCTTTGCGGTCGCGCTTGTGTTGATCGTTCAGCCGGCATCGCTGTTCGAGGCGCCGCCCAAGCCGATGCGGCCTGTGAGCGAGCAGCCGAAGGACGACAAGGCCGGCTGGTCGTTGCTGCTCTCGCCGCCGATCCTGCTCAATCTGCTGTTCTTCGTGATGATCACCTTCGCCACCACCGGCGTGCAGAACTATTCGGTAGTGGCGCTCGGCGAAGCCTTCGGCACGCCGCTCGGCATCGCCAACACGGCGCTGACCGTCAACCTGATGCTCAGCGCCTTTGGCGTGCTGATGGGCGGCCTGCTCGCGACACGCTTCGGCCGGCCCGAGTGGATTGCGACCGGATGCTTCATCGGGCTCGCCATCACGGGCGCGGCGATCGGCGCGTTCGATCTCGGCATTGCGTTTTTGATCCTAATGATGTCGCTCAACGGATTCGTGAACGGCCTGATGCAGCCCTCGCGCGACATGATCGTGCGTGCCGTGACGCCCGAAGGCCAGTTCGGCAAGGTGTTCGGCTTCGTCACGACGGGCTTCAACATCGGCGGCATCGTCGCGCCGCTGATGTTCGGTTACGTCCTGGACGCCGGGCATCCGCGCGCGGTGTTCTTCCTGGTGAGCGGCCTCGCGCTCATCGCGATTCTCACGATCATCCCCAGCTTCGTGCGCCGCCGTGCCTCCGTCTGA
- a CDS encoding VOC family protein yields MKYLHTMLRVRNLDDALHFYVNLLGLKEARRRVDEKNKYTLVFLYAPQDEALVEESKKKTGRDQPMVELTYNWNTEDYGEARYFGHLAYEVDDIYATCEQLMKGGVTINRPPRDGNMAFVRSPDKHSIELLQKGQPLPPKEPWASMPNTGHW; encoded by the coding sequence ATGAAGTATCTGCACACCATGCTGCGCGTGCGCAATCTGGACGATGCGCTCCATTTCTATGTCAACTTGCTCGGTCTGAAGGAAGCGCGCCGCCGGGTGGACGAGAAGAACAAGTATACGCTGGTGTTCCTCTATGCGCCGCAGGACGAGGCGCTGGTCGAGGAGAGCAAGAAGAAGACCGGCCGCGACCAGCCGATGGTGGAACTCACTTACAACTGGAACACCGAGGACTATGGCGAAGCGCGCTACTTCGGCCACCTCGCCTATGAGGTCGACGACATCTACGCGACTTGCGAGCAGCTGATGAAGGGCGGCGTGACCATCAACCGCCCGCCGCGCGACGGCAACATGGCGTTCGTGCGCTCGCCCGACAAGCACTCGATCGAGCTCCTGCAGAAGGGCCAGCCGCTGCCGCCGAAGGAGCCGTGGGCCTCGATGCCCAACACCGGGCATTGGTGA
- a CDS encoding Sir2 family NAD-dependent protein deacetylase produces MIAPDLKTAIDELRELVARSDVIVPFTGAGISTECGIPDFRSPGGIWTKMRPIDFSDFVASQEARDESWRRRFAMEGQFGGAKPGRGHQALASLYRAGKSPGVVTQNIDNLHQASGVAPEHVVELHGNTTYATCLDCTTRYELPWVRQFFEASGRAPSCPGCSGHIKTATVSFGQAMPEAAMRRAEELTRSADLFIAIGSSLVVWPAAGFPLMAKRNGARLVIINREPTDFDDIADLVVRHDIGAVLEPFIARAN; encoded by the coding sequence ATGATCGCGCCCGACCTCAAGACCGCCATCGACGAGCTCCGCGAGCTGGTCGCGCGGTCGGACGTCATCGTTCCCTTCACGGGCGCCGGCATCTCGACTGAGTGCGGCATCCCGGATTTCCGCTCCCCGGGCGGCATCTGGACCAAGATGCGGCCGATCGATTTCTCCGATTTTGTGGCGAGCCAGGAGGCGCGCGACGAGTCCTGGCGGCGGCGCTTCGCCATGGAGGGACAGTTCGGCGGCGCCAAGCCGGGCCGCGGACATCAGGCGCTTGCCAGCCTCTACCGCGCGGGCAAGTCGCCTGGCGTGGTTACTCAGAACATCGACAACCTGCATCAAGCCTCTGGCGTTGCTCCCGAACATGTTGTGGAGCTGCATGGCAATACGACCTACGCGACCTGCCTCGACTGTACGACGCGCTACGAGTTGCCTTGGGTCAGGCAGTTCTTCGAGGCGAGCGGGCGCGCGCCGTCCTGCCCCGGGTGCAGCGGCCACATCAAGACCGCCACCGTCTCCTTTGGTCAGGCGATGCCGGAAGCGGCAATGCGGCGCGCCGAGGAGCTGACGCGCTCGGCCGATCTGTTCATCGCGATCGGCTCATCGCTTGTGGTGTGGCCGGCGGCCGGTTTTCCGCTGATGGCGAAGCGCAACGGCGCGCGGCTCGTCATCATCAATCGCGAGCCGACCGACTTCGACGACATCGCCGACCTCGTCGTGCGTCACGATATCGGCGCGGTTCTCGAGCCTTTCATCGCCAGAGCGAATTGA
- a CDS encoding cold-shock protein gives MSSDDLGSKLSGAGFALPDLAAELADETASIIELTGAIKWFDVSKGYGFIIPDNGLPDVLLHVTCLRRDGYQTAYEGARVVCEVLQRPKGLQAFRILSMDESTAIQPAQLPPARTHVQVTPTSGLERAVVKWFNRLRGFGFLTRGDGTPDIFVHMETLRRYGLTELRPGQTVLVRFGPGPKGMMAAEVRPDSAQPH, from the coding sequence ATGTCGTCGGACGATCTGGGGTCAAAACTTTCCGGGGCAGGCTTCGCGCTTCCCGACCTCGCGGCTGAGCTTGCCGACGAGACGGCGAGCATCATTGAGCTCACCGGCGCGATCAAGTGGTTCGACGTCTCGAAGGGCTACGGCTTCATCATCCCGGATAACGGACTGCCCGACGTGCTCCTACACGTCACGTGCCTGCGCCGCGACGGCTATCAGACCGCCTATGAGGGTGCGCGCGTGGTGTGCGAGGTGTTGCAGCGGCCGAAGGGGCTGCAGGCCTTCCGCATCCTTTCGATGGACGAGTCGACGGCGATTCAGCCGGCGCAGCTTCCGCCGGCGCGCACGCATGTGCAGGTGACGCCGACCTCGGGGCTCGAGCGCGCGGTGGTGAAATGGTTCAACCGGCTGCGCGGGTTTGGCTTCCTCACGCGCGGCGACGGAACACCCGACATCTTCGTGCACATGGAGACGCTGCGCCGCTATGGGCTGACCGAGCTTCGCCCCGGCCAGACCGTGCTGGTGCGTTTCGGGCCCGGGCCGAAGGGCATGATGGCCGCGGAAGTGCGCCCCGACTCGGCGCAGCCGCACTGA
- a CDS encoding ABC transporter substrate-binding protein has translation MRIVSKIASAVLSAAIVALASQSANAQAPEKRKVNIATASLGLPYLPLIIAQQRKYFADEGLEVEIAAFAGGSKALQSLMGGSSDVASGAYSNTLNMAAKGQKLVYFVTQVRYPALAVGVSKKVGDRYKSPKDLKGMKIGVSAPGSSTHMIVNYLLAKAGVAPGDVSIIGVGTSAGAVAAAEKGEIDALINSDPVMMKLEADNAVTIIADTRTEKGTIDLFGGPYPEAGLYATADFIAKNPNTIQALTNAIVRAELWMAKASMDDIAANVPPEHMLGDKELYLASYKKMREAHSPDGQITKQGAQIVLNVLSTSLADVKAANIKVENTYDNHFVENALKKFQGKM, from the coding sequence ATGCGCATTGTCAGCAAGATCGCGTCTGCGGTTCTGTCCGCCGCGATCGTTGCGCTCGCTTCGCAATCAGCGAACGCTCAGGCCCCAGAGAAGCGCAAGGTCAACATCGCAACGGCCTCGCTCGGCCTGCCGTATCTGCCGCTGATCATTGCGCAGCAGCGCAAGTATTTCGCCGACGAAGGGCTGGAGGTCGAGATCGCGGCCTTCGCGGGCGGCTCGAAGGCGCTGCAGTCGCTGATGGGCGGATCGAGCGACGTCGCCTCGGGCGCGTACTCGAACACGCTCAACATGGCCGCCAAGGGACAGAAGCTCGTCTATTTCGTCACGCAGGTGCGCTATCCGGCGCTTGCGGTCGGGGTCTCGAAGAAGGTCGGCGATCGCTACAAGTCGCCGAAGGATCTCAAGGGCATGAAAATCGGCGTGAGCGCGCCGGGTTCGAGCACCCACATGATTGTGAACTACCTGCTCGCCAAAGCCGGCGTGGCTCCCGGTGACGTCTCGATCATCGGTGTCGGTACCTCGGCGGGCGCGGTCGCGGCGGCCGAGAAGGGCGAGATCGATGCGCTGATCAACAGCGATCCGGTGATGATGAAACTCGAGGCCGACAACGCAGTCACGATCATTGCGGATACGCGCACCGAAAAGGGCACCATCGACCTGTTCGGCGGCCCGTATCCGGAGGCCGGGCTCTACGCGACCGCGGACTTCATCGCCAAGAACCCGAACACGATCCAGGCGCTCACCAATGCGATCGTGCGCGCGGAGCTTTGGATGGCCAAGGCGAGCATGGACGACATCGCCGCGAACGTGCCACCCGAGCACATGCTGGGCGACAAGGAACTCTATCTCGCGTCATACAAGAAAATGCGCGAGGCGCATTCGCCGGACGGCCAGATTACCAAACAGGGGGCGCAGATCGTTCTCAACGTCCTGTCTACGTCGCTTGCCGACGTGAAGGCCGCCAACATCAAGGTCGAGAACACCTACGACAACCACTTTGTCGAGAACGCGCTGAAGAAGTTCCAGGGCAAGATGTGA